In Acidimicrobiales bacterium, the DNA window TCCCCCTCGCCTCGGCCGCCGAGGTCGACGACGTGGTCGCCGCCGCGGTGGCGGCCGCGGCCGAGTGGCGCTCCTCGTCGCTCACCAAGCGGGCCAAGACGATGTTCGCGTTCCGCGAGCTCATCGTGCGCCACACCGACGAGATCGCCGCGCTGATCACCTCCGAGCACGGCAAGGTGCTCGACGACGCCCGGGGCGAGGTGGCCCGAGGCCTCGAGGTCGTCGAGTTCGCCTGCGGCATCCCGCACCTCCTGAAGGGCTCCCACAGCGAGAGCGTCTCCACCGGCACCGACAGCCACTCGGTGCGCCAGCCCGTGGGCGTGGCCGCCGGCATCACCCCGTTCAACTTCCCGGCCATGGTCCCGCTCTGGATGTTCCCCATCGCCATCGCCTGCGGGAACGCGTTCGTGCTGAAGCCCTCCGAGCGGGACCCGTCCGCGTCGGTGCGCCTCGCCGAGCTCTTCACCGAGGCCGGCCTTCCCGACGGCGTGCTCAGCGTCGTGCACGGTGACCGCGAGGCCGTCGACGCGCTCCTCACGCACCCGTCGGTCGGCGCGGTCAGCTTCGTCGGCTCCACGCCCATCGCCCGCCACGTGTTCGAGACCGCCGCCACCTCGGGCAAGCGGGTCCAGGCCCTCGGCGGGGCGAAGAACCACATGGTGGTGCTCGCCGACGCCGACCTCGACGCCGCCGCCGACGCCGCGGTGAGTGCGGGCTACGGGTCGGCCGGCGAGCGGTGCATGGCCATCTCGGTCGTCGTGGCCGTGGACGCCATCGCCGACGAGCTCGTGGCCAAGATCGCCGAGCGCACCCGCACGCTCCGGGTGGGCGTGGGCACCGAGCCGGACAGCGATCTCGGTCCGCTGATCACCGGCGCCCACCGGGACCGTGTGGCGGGCTACGTCGAAGCCGGGATCGCCGCCGGGGCCGAGCTCGTGGTGGACGGGCGCCACCCGGAGGTCGCCGGCGGGGCCGCCGGTGAGGGGTTCTTCCTCGGCCCCTGCCTGTTCGACCGGGTCGACCCCTCGATGACGATCTACACGGACGAGATCTTCGGCCCGGTGCTGAGCGTGGTGCGCGCCCCGTCGCTGGCCGACGCCGTGTCGCTCGTCAACGCGAGCCCGTACGGCAACGGGGTGGCGCTGTTCACCCGCGACGGCGCCGCCGCCCGGTGGTTCGAGGCCGAGGTCGAGGTCGGGATGGTGGGCATCAACGTCCCCATCCCGGTGCCCATGGCGTTCTACTCGTTCGGCGGGTGGGGCCAGTCGCTGTTCGGCGACACCCACGTGCACGGTCCCGAGGGCGTGTCCTTCTACACCCGCGGCAAGGTCGTCACCACGCGTTGGGGGGTGCCGGCCGAGCTCGGCACCGCACCGAGCAGCCTCGACCTGCACTTCCCCACGAACCGCTGAACCCGCCGGCGTGGCGCCGGTAGCCTCCGCGGATGAGCGAGATCACGCCCTTCCGGATCGGTGACGAACGTGTGGAGGCAGCCTCCGCGGAGGCCGTCAGCGTCGTCACGTCGCCCTACGACGGCCACGAGATCGGCCGCGTGCCGGCGGGCACCACCGCCGACCTCGACCGGGCCGTCGCCGTGGCGCTGGCCCGCCACCGGGAGGGCCCGCTGCCCACCCACCGGCGGGCGGCCGTGCTCGACCGCGCCGCCGAGCTGCTCTCCGAGCCCGACCGCCAGGAGCATTTCGCCCGCTTGGTCGCGGAGGAGGCGGCCAAGCCCATCAAGACGGCCCGGGTGGAGGCCGCCCGCGCGGTCGACACCTTCCGCTTCGCCGCGGCCACGGCGCGCACGTTCTCCGGTGAGATGGTGCCCATCGACGCCAGCAGCGCCGGCGAGGGCAAGCTGGCCTTCGTCCAGCGGGTGCCCATCGGCGTGGTCGGCGCCATCAGCCCGTTCAACTTCCCGCTCAACCTCGTCGCCCACAAGCTGGCGCCGGCCATCGCCGCCGGCTGCCCCGTGGTGCTGAAGCCGGCGTCGGCCACGCCCCTGACCGCCCTCGCCCTCGTCGAGCTGCTGGTCGAGGAGTGCGGGTTGGAGCCCGGCTGGCTCAACATCGTCACCTGCTCGGGCAGCGTCGCCGACCACCTCGTCACCCACGACGACGTGGCCATGATCACCTTCACCGGCTCGCCGCCGGTGGGCTGGGGCATCCGGGCCCGGGCACCGCGCAAGCGGGTGAACCTCGAGCTCGGCAACAACGCGCCGGTCATCATCGAGCCCGACGGCGACTGGAAAGTGGCCGCGGCCAAGATCAAGGTGGCGGGGTTCTCCCACGCCGGCCAGTCGTGCATCTCGGTGCAGCGCATCTTCGTGCACCGTGACGTGGCCGAGGCCTTCACCGAGGCGCTGGTCGGCGAGGTCGCTCAGCTGAAGGTGGGGGATCCGCTCGACCCCGAGACCGACGTCAGCGCGCTCATCAACGCCGGCGAGACCGAGCGGGTCGAGTCGTGGGTGCGCGAGGCGGCGGCCGAGGGCGCGGAGGTGTGCACGGGGGGCACGATCGACGGCGGCGTCCTGGCCCCGACCGTCCTCACGGGGGTGCTTCCCGACATGAAGGTGTGCAACACCGAGGTCTTCGGGCCGGTGGTGGGCATCGCCGTCTACGACGACTGGCACGAGGCGCTGCGCCTGGCCAACGACACCCGCTACGGGCTCCAGGCCGGGGTCTTCACCACGAACGTGGCGCGGGCCCTCGAGGCGGGGCGTGTCCTCGACTTCGGTGGCGTGCTGGTGAACGAGGTCCCCACGTGGCGGGCCGACCAGATGCCCTACGGCGGCGTGCGCGACTCGGGCAACACCCGCGAGGGCCCGCCCTACGCGGTGCAGGAGATGACCGAGCGGCGACTGGTCGTCCTCCAGGGCTCACCCGTCGGCTACGGCGCCCGGACGCCGACGCCCGACCACGGCCCCCGGGCGACAGAGGGCGTCTAGATTCGCGGCATGGCGCTGTCCCCGTTCCTGCACCCGTTCGCCCCGCCCGCCAAGGACGAGGCCGCCTTCGTCAAGATCGTGGGCGGCGAGGGCGCCGTGGTGTGGGACGACGGCGGCAACCGGTACGTCGACGCCATGGCCAGCCTCTGGTACTGCAACGTCGGCCACGGACGCACCGAGATCGCCGACGCCGTCGCCGAGCAGCTGCGCACCCTCGCCGGCTACCACTGCTTCGACCCCTTCACCAACGAGCCCGCCGAGCGCATCAGCGCCGAGATCGTGGCCCGCGCC includes these proteins:
- a CDS encoding CoA-acylating methylmalonate-semialdehyde dehydrogenase, with translation MADDLIHHWHRGNAWTGAEGGRVGDVFDPATGAVTRTVPLASAAEVDDVVAAAVAAAAEWRSSSLTKRAKTMFAFRELIVRHTDEIAALITSEHGKVLDDARGEVARGLEVVEFACGIPHLLKGSHSESVSTGTDSHSVRQPVGVAAGITPFNFPAMVPLWMFPIAIACGNAFVLKPSERDPSASVRLAELFTEAGLPDGVLSVVHGDREAVDALLTHPSVGAVSFVGSTPIARHVFETAATSGKRVQALGGAKNHMVVLADADLDAAADAAVSAGYGSAGERCMAISVVVAVDAIADELVAKIAERTRTLRVGVGTEPDSDLGPLITGAHRDRVAGYVEAGIAAGAELVVDGRHPEVAGGAAGEGFFLGPCLFDRVDPSMTIYTDEIFGPVLSVVRAPSLADAVSLVNASPYGNGVALFTRDGAAARWFEAEVEVGMVGINVPIPVPMAFYSFGGWGQSLFGDTHVHGPEGVSFYTRGKVVTTRWGVPAELGTAPSSLDLHFPTNR
- a CDS encoding aldehyde dehydrogenase family protein; translation: MSEITPFRIGDERVEAASAEAVSVVTSPYDGHEIGRVPAGTTADLDRAVAVALARHREGPLPTHRRAAVLDRAAELLSEPDRQEHFARLVAEEAAKPIKTARVEAARAVDTFRFAAATARTFSGEMVPIDASSAGEGKLAFVQRVPIGVVGAISPFNFPLNLVAHKLAPAIAAGCPVVLKPASATPLTALALVELLVEECGLEPGWLNIVTCSGSVADHLVTHDDVAMITFTGSPPVGWGIRARAPRKRVNLELGNNAPVIIEPDGDWKVAAAKIKVAGFSHAGQSCISVQRIFVHRDVAEAFTEALVGEVAQLKVGDPLDPETDVSALINAGETERVESWVREAAAEGAEVCTGGTIDGGVLAPTVLTGVLPDMKVCNTEVFGPVVGIAVYDDWHEALRLANDTRYGLQAGVFTTNVARALEAGRVLDFGGVLVNEVPTWRADQMPYGGVRDSGNTREGPPYAVQEMTERRLVVLQGSPVGYGARTPTPDHGPRATEGV